In Cryptomeria japonica chromosome 5, Sugi_1.0, whole genome shotgun sequence, the genomic window CCAACCTACCTTAGGGGGTTCCAAGAGGGTGCAGGGTTTGCCAGGTTGAAACTCTCACAAATGGAGGTTTGGAGGTAGTAGCACCCAAAGTAAAATTCTATGGTTAAAAAACCTACTCTTCTTAGAGAGTAAATCTGGGTGATTCATGAATAAGCCCTAGATCTCATGGTAGTGGATGTGTTGAAAATATTATATATTTGTGTGGTGGCCACATGAGGATTGTACTGTTCTTTGTTTTCTCCAAGAAATCAGAATACCAATACTTTGCCCCATGGATGTTTCTCTGGCATATTACTAGGGTTTTACCACATAAATCCTCtgtgttgttgatctgattgattattttgttgtttgatctgtATTTGCTTCACAACTAATTTGTGTTGTAATATTGTATGATTCGGGCTCATGGTTTTTTAACTCTATATGGAAGCAAATATCAAATAAAAATCTAGAAATGGACATTCAGAAATTAAATATGGGCAAGATATGGAGTTGCAACTGATTTTTATAAATCTGGATGTTATGTATATGAGATTCTCTTGAAAGATATGAATGGCTGTCTATCTTCCTCTATCTTCTCTTCTATATGTTATTATCTATATACATTTTGATTGGATAATACAGTGCTGCAAAAGTTAAGGAACCATTATGGAAAATGAAATGGTAGTTCTTCTGCAAGTGACTCACTGCCTTAGGTCAGTTATGGTCAAGCTATGTATTATGTCATAAAGGATGGTAACACAAATATTATCAATGGAAACTGGTACTACTATTGTGTGCAATATATGATGGAGCATTCAGTAGGCTATACTAAGAACATTGGTTTCGGAACTTGGTGACCCCACAGACCTTATAACTTGGTTAGGGGTTACTACAGACCATAAAATTGGTTCATTGGTACTGGCAGTCATAGATTAGATGCTGCTTGGATCAGGTCATTAATCAACAAATCTTAAAGCAAAAAGTAATACAAGTTTTCTGCAATACTATCACTATGCAGTCCCTTTCATTTGCTATGCCATGTGAAGTATCCTTCATAAAAATTCAAGCCAATGTCATCAACTTGGTGGGTTTTAACAAttaataattatcaacaacctttgaGATTGTGAACACGAAGAGAAGAAAGGGCATTGGGTAATGAAGATTaataaacaagaaaaatagatgaagTAGGATTAACAGGATCTTGAGGCTGAGAATAAATGAAGACAAAATAATGATAACATGGGTCGAAAAAAATTGTTGACAAGTCAACAAAGATAGTAAAACAAATATAGAAAATATATGGTCTAAAACTGGAAAGTAAAAAAGATTTAGGTAATGATCTGAATATCTAATATAAGAATGGTATTTAGCATGCTTGTTTGGGTGAGCAAGATCCAAGTTGTTCTCTATAGAGTTTTTAGGTCATATTTGTCTTGTCATGAAGTTTGTTTCTCCAAGTTCAAGGTACAACAATTTTTTTATCAGATTGTGGCATTTTGCTGAAGGCAGGGATAGGACCAGGGGCAGCATATAAAGTACACattaaaaaatatacaaatttTGATTGTATGAGCTCCCATTTTTTCCCTTTTCTAGATGTATGCCTTTCTACATTTTGCAAGCCATTTAGGACATCTAGGTATCCTCGAGATGATTAGGGGATTTCTCATACCATGGGGGACACCATGAAGTGCCTAGGACATGCCCAGTAGTCCGAGACATCCCTCAACCATCACAGGGATTCTCCATTGACAAAAATatcagaaaaaaaagaaaagaaacagaaaTGTGTCTCGTACAATTCTGTGTGCTGAAACATCTGAGGGACAGAAGAGGTACACTCCATCTCCATCCCCGAGCCACCAAAATGCAGGCAACATCCTGAAGACATCTGGAGAACCAAAAGCAATAATCCTTTGACTGCctgaaatttgatttgttttattaGGGTGTGAAGAAATAACTAATTAATTGGTAAGCATACATATTCCCTAGAACATATTTTTTGGTTTTGGATGAGTTTCTCATTTATATCGATGAAGGCTTCTGGTATTTTGTTGAAGTCTTGACTTTAGCTATACCATTTTAATATTCTGATTTAATCCTTCTTTCAAGAAACAAGGTCTTTCCAGATGGGATTGGATATCTGAATGTCTTCAACAAATAAAGCTTGAGCACAAACAATCTAATGCTTGACTTCCTGTTATCTTAGGTGAAGGCAATGTCAAGGGAGGTGACCATTTTGTCAGGAGTGTACAAGAACAGCAAGGACAGAAACAATATAAAGCAGTAAGCAAAGAATCGTTTGAGCTTATTGAACATCAAAGAGCCATAAAGGTTAGACTAAGTGATATGTTGCTATGAAGTACCTGCACATGCAGCAAGCAGTTAGTATTTGGTTTGAATTTGCATGCAACCATTTAACATTAAAATATCATTTGCAAATATGCTTTGCAGGTTAAGGGTTCTAGTGTTCTTCTTGGACTGGTGCTTGCATTCTTGACAGGAACCTGCTATGCGTTGTTCTCTCCTCTATTCAACCTTGCAACAAATGACCAGTTGCATTTATTGAAACCTGAAGTGTCCCATTTATCTGTTTACACAGCCTTCTTTTATTTCTCTACAGCTTTCTTTATGATTGCAATATTGGTGAACATATGGCTCCTCTACTTCCCAATTCTTGGTGTTCCATCATCATCTCTGTCAAACTACTTCTCAGACAACAAAGGTCGTCATTTTGCAATTGCGGCAGGTGTTGTTTGTGGGTTGGGTAATGGATTTCAGTTCATGGGTGGCCAAGCTGCAGGGTATGCAGCAGCTGATGCTGTGCAGGTATTATATCATTATGTTTCCTATGACAATCATGATTTACTGTTTCCTAAAAAGGAAGTAATAAACTACTGTCGTCTGTGGCCAGCTGTTATGCTAACATCTATATCCATATATGTTTGGATTTGTTGTGATCATACTATAGTAGTTTGTACTAATATAGCGAAGTGAGTTGCCTATTTCCATCCTTATAGTAGATCTATCTGTGTTAAAATTCAGAAATATCAAAATGCTAACATATAAATTAAGGTAAAAAGGCAATTTGAGCAGAGATATGCTTAAGATCAGAATCCATATATCCTGACCTTCCAAGCACAATTATGATTTGATTTAAAATAGGAAGTCAATGTACTCATGACTATTATTATTGCACCTGAGATCCAGACTTCATATTCCTTAATTAATATGTTTTTTCCATTGCAGGCATTACCCTTAGTTGGCACATTTTGGGGTGTAGTCTTATTTGG contains:
- the LOC131036504 gene encoding ureide permease 5 isoform X3 — translated: MTGGFALCLGNILMQYSLAFCGISLTEVVSASLAVVGGTTINYFLDDGLNQAGMLFPGVGCFLVAVILGSLCHASNAADIDAKLNPYKWKLSLESQDEIYSDGDSSMSDLLVHKCEGNVKGGDHFVRSVQEQQGQKQYKAVSKESFELIEHQRAIKVKGSSVLLGLVLAFLTGTCYALFSPLFNLATNDQLHLLKPEVSHLSVYTAFFYFSTAFFMIAILVNIWLLYFPILGVPSSSLSNYFSDNKGRHFAIAAGVVCGLGNGFQFMGGQAAGYAAADAVQALPLVGTFWGVVLFGEYRNSSAKTYMLLAGMLTMFTAAVVFLVASSRERKV